The following proteins are co-located in the bacterium genome:
- a CDS encoding DivIVA domain-containing protein, translating to MRITPQDIHHQEFTRSVRGYTVEEVDAFLERVADELEHVHQDNTKLRDQLKGLEASLGEYRRLEKSIEKTLMAATQASEDMTKNAESKRDLIVREAELRAEELITEAQRRRDEIKVELAQLSQQRTVYIVEMRAFLQAQMGLLDELELRGYKGSPRPQRPAPEMPVELDLDNPDDAGRAT from the coding sequence GTGAGGATCACGCCGCAGGACATCCACCACCAGGAGTTCACCCGCTCGGTGCGGGGCTACACCGTCGAGGAGGTGGACGCCTTCCTCGAACGGGTGGCCGACGAGCTGGAGCACGTGCACCAGGACAACACCAAGCTCCGGGACCAGCTGAAGGGGCTGGAGGCGTCCCTGGGCGAGTACCGCCGCCTCGAGAAGAGCATCGAGAAAACGCTGATGGCGGCCACCCAGGCCTCCGAGGACATGACCAAGAACGCCGAGAGCAAGCGCGACCTTATCGTCCGGGAGGCCGAGCTCCGGGCGGAGGAGCTCATCACCGAAGCCCAGCGCCGCCGCGACGAGATCAAGGTCGAGCTGGCCCAGTTGAGTCAGCAGCGCACGGTGTACATCGTCGAGATGCGGGCCTTCCTGCAGGCCCAGATGGGCCTCCTCGACGAGCTGGAGCTCCGCGGCTACAAGGGCTCTCCACGACCCCAGCGCCCCGCGCCGGAGATGCCCGTCGAGCTGGACCTGGATAATCCCGATGACGCGGGTCGTGCCACTTAA
- a CDS encoding DUF167 domain-containing protein, translating to MTRVVPLKIGKDGSGRALVPLHVQPRARRAGPAGLHDGALKLRLKSPPAEGRANAEAAGLLADLLGIPRNRVELVRGFRSRDKLAAVTGLSAEEVERLLTARLEEE from the coding sequence ATGACGCGGGTCGTGCCACTTAAAATCGGCAAGGATGGGTCCGGGCGCGCGCTGGTCCCGCTCCACGTCCAGCCGCGGGCGAGGCGCGCCGGACCGGCCGGCCTCCACGACGGAGCGCTGAAACTTCGCCTGAAGAGCCCGCCCGCGGAAGGCCGGGCCAACGCGGAGGCCGCCGGGCTCCTGGCCGACCTCTTGGGAATCCCCCGGAACCGGGTCGAACTGGTGCGGGGATTCCGGAGCCGGGACAAGCTCGCCGCCGTCACCGGCCTGAGCGCGGAGGAGGTCGAGAGGCTCCTGACCGCGCGCCTTGAAGAAGAGTGA
- a CDS encoding tetratricopeptide repeat protein: MGRPAIKVFFALLILAVPAAAESALELVGDGNVALREGNYEDAVVSFNRALELEPGYPAAINGLGQVALARGRYEEALRFLQPLISEYQGDPVFLQNLGIIFKYVGDYGNAVEMFRMSDKLLPDNPPVLAGLAESLLQRGDALEALPLTRRLVDLDPARPDYHYLHGMASLYNNIKDEAQSAFERTLALNPSFAYAFEPLFEIYYEKDNLPPAQELAERWCADQTGNGSAWRAVGIVAVRQGDFPAALEATRTMLERGRLDNNLVQIVTKWLRATDRYAEARELWERVLVLDPHNVSAATELER, from the coding sequence ATGGGCCGCCCCGCGATAAAAGTTTTTTTCGCTCTCCTGATTCTCGCCGTCCCGGCGGCCGCCGAATCGGCGTTGGAACTGGTGGGCGACGGGAACGTGGCGCTGCGCGAGGGGAACTACGAGGACGCGGTGGTCTCTTTCAACCGGGCCCTGGAGCTCGAGCCGGGCTACCCGGCGGCGATAAACGGCCTGGGACAGGTGGCGCTGGCCCGGGGCCGGTACGAGGAAGCGCTCCGGTTCCTCCAACCGCTCATCAGCGAATACCAGGGCGATCCGGTCTTCCTCCAGAACCTCGGGATAATCTTCAAGTACGTGGGGGATTACGGCAACGCGGTGGAGATGTTCCGCATGTCCGACAAGCTGTTGCCGGACAACCCGCCGGTCCTGGCCGGTCTGGCCGAAAGCCTCCTCCAGCGGGGCGACGCGCTCGAGGCGCTGCCGCTCACCCGGCGCCTGGTGGACCTCGACCCCGCCCGACCCGACTACCACTACCTCCACGGCATGGCCTCCCTGTACAACAATATAAAGGACGAGGCCCAGAGCGCCTTCGAGCGTACGCTGGCGCTCAACCCCTCCTTCGCCTACGCCTTCGAGCCTCTGTTCGAGATTTACTACGAGAAGGACAACCTGCCCCCGGCCCAGGAGCTGGCCGAGCGTTGGTGCGCCGACCAGACGGGGAACGGTTCCGCCTGGCGGGCCGTGGGCATAGTGGCGGTCCGGCAGGGCGATTTCCCCGCCGCCCTGGAGGCGACCCGGACCATGCTCGAGCGCGGCCGCCTGGACAACAATCTGGTCCAGATCGTCACCAAGTGGCTCCGGGCCACTGACCGGTACGCGGAGGCCCGCGAGCTCTGGGAGCGGGTGCTCGTCCTCGACCCCCACAACGTCTCCGCCGCCACCGAGCTGGAGCGTTGA